In the Juglans microcarpa x Juglans regia isolate MS1-56 chromosome 6D, Jm3101_v1.0, whole genome shotgun sequence genome, one interval contains:
- the LOC121235997 gene encoding transcription factor bHLH157 encodes MGEAETGSALKKTLKFLCCSDGWSYGVFWRLAQRDSLLLTFEDAYYQEQVGAMVDMLPQVHMMGEGVIGQAAFTGKHRWMFADVLGEDWDSIGPFESLDIFQDGFEFCYQFSSGIKTIAVISLAPQGVVLFGSTQKILERSEFLDQTKRLFQELKNVEESIPLEKALSSLNSDAYVLNGLFDSSISSGNSRNGDLNAICYDSRKEVLGESYSATILNESSHTMLEIHDARMAPLLGDWDHPDNRLLTGGTETQILLSDKLSTQLQQVFVQSTSPTSTGSTEDFMLTSFDPLLASQSRVQDSSNLFTSKASSLDSCRNTVINVQGDDLSQHFCPSTLEREGKLPETATSMHNFSEFKPDDFTTEVSKLCLVDDLSQWFSPPPAHGFNRVATALGNDYSQPIGVTSASSFLVGDDVFNRFTSKSPGNSVQSSNPNTFNSDGKEDSAIMHGAENGLFDNLGLDFGYDQSGEDLIMPVMSAANDTCLSECVSELDVSSMAGPRKGLFSELGLQELLDGISNSKSFAKSSFEEKIPTTKRARVDSSSVNSNQLQLASLACSNGSMNTMQPGYSLEKKNNVPKKEVLSKSQVGLWIDDSYSVNVGNTGLARPQKPEEPAKATRKRARPGESTRPRPKDRQQIQDRIKELRGIIPHGGKCSIDSLLDRTIKYMLFLQGMTKYADRLTQSDEPKLIGQENGVVLRDSSMGGGSGGSTWAFEVGSQTMVCPIIVEDHPPGQMLIEMLCEEQGYFLEIADIIRGFQLNILKGVMETRDDKIWARFIVEASSHVTRIDIFLSLVQLLKQTTTSSKDTAYESNNAIDGVGISLLDSNQQQNLLHPISLAETLGC; translated from the exons ATGGGTGAAGCAGAGACGGGTTCGGCGCTGAAGAAAACGCTTAAGTTTCTGTGTTGCAGTGATGGATGGTCTTATGGGGTTTTCTGGCGCTTGGCTCAGCGTGATTCTTT ATTGTTGACTTTTGAAGATGCCTATTACCAAGAGCAAGTAGGGGCAATGGTTGACATGCTTCCCCAGGTCCACATGATGGGTGAAGG TGTAATTGGCCAAGCCGCTTTCACTGGAAAGCATAGATGGATGTTCGCAGATGTTCTTGGTGAAGACTGGGATTCCATTGGTCCTTTTGAAAGTCTAGATATATTCCAG GAtggttttgagttttgttaCCAATTTTCCTCTGGAATTAAG ACAATAGCGGTGATTTCTTTGGCACCACAAGGAGTGGTACTGTTTGGATCCACCCAAAAG ATATTGGAGAGATCAGAATTTTTGGATCAAACAAAAAGATTGTTTCaagagttgaaaaatgttgaggaGTCCATCCCGTTGGAAAAGGCATTATCCTCTTTGAACAGTGACGCATATGTTCTAAATGGGTTATTTGATTCCTCAATTTCATCTGGAAATTCACGAAATGGAGATCTCAATGCCATATGTTACGACAGCCGTAAGGAGGTGCTGGGGGAATCTTATTCAGCAACAATTCTGAATGAGTCCTCGCATACCATGTTGGAGATTCATGATGCAAGGATGGCTCCCTTGCTCGGAGACTGGGATCATCCGGATAATAGATTACTTACAGGTGGTACAGAAACTCAAATCTTGCTATCTGATAAGCTTAGTACTCAGTTGCAGCAAGTGTTTGTACAGTCTACCTCACCTACTAGTACAGGGAGTACTGAAGATTTTATGTTGACTTCATTTGACCCGCTGTTAGCATCTCAATCAAGGGTCCAGGATTCTTCAAATCTGTTTACTTCGAAAGCAAGTAGTCTTGACTCTTGCAGAAATACAGTAATCAATGTTCAGGGGGATGATTTGTCTCAGCATTTCTGTCCATCAACTCTTGAAAGAGAAGGCAAACTTCCAGAAACAGCAACTAGCATGCATAACTTTTCTGAGTTTAAGCCAGATGATTTTACTACGGAAGTCTCCAAACTGTGTCTGGTGGATGATCTGTCTCAGTGGTTTTCTCCCCCACCAGCACATGGCTTCAATAGGGTAGCAACTGCATTGGGTAATGACTATTCACAACCAATAGGAGTTACTTCAGCATCATCTTTTCTGGTTGGAGACGATGTCTTTAATCGTTTTACATCAAAAAGTCCTGGTAATTCTGTTCAAAGTTCCAACCCTAATACATTCAACTCTGATGGAAAAGAGGATTCTGCAATTATGCATGGTGCTGAAAATGGTCTGTTTGACAATTTGGGACTGGATTTTGGCTATGATCAATCTGGGGAAGATCTCATAATGCCGGTAATGAGTGCTGCCAATGATACTTGTCTGTCAGAATGCGTCTCAGAGTTGGATGTCAGTTCCATGGCTGGCCCCAGGAAGGGGTTATTCTCAGAGTTAGGCCTTCAAGAACTTCTGGATGGCATAAGTAATTCTAAATCTTTTGCCAAATCTagttttgaggaaaaaataCCCACCACCAAAAGAGCCAGGGTGGATAGTTCATCTGTGAATAGCAATCAATTACAGTTGGCTAGTCTTGCTTGCTCTAATGGGAGCATGAACACAATGCAACCTGGATACAGCctggagaagaaaaataatgtacCCAAGAAAGAAGTTCTCTCAAAATCACAGGTAGGTTTATGGATTGATGATAGCTATAGCGTCAATGTGGGGAACACTGGTCTAGCACGACCTCAGAAGCCTGAGGAACCTGCAAAGGCAACCAGAAAAAGGGCTAGGCCAGGGGAGAGTACGCGACCAAGGCCTAAAGACCGGCAGCAGATCCAAGACCGTATCAAAGAATTGAGGGGGATCATCCCTCATGGTGGAAAG TGCAGCATTGATTCTCTGTTGGATCGGACCATCAAATACATGCTTTTCTTGCAAGGCATGACAAAATATGCAGACAGGCTTACACAATCTGATGAGCCAAAG CTGATAGGCCAAGAGAATGGAGTGGTTCTTAGAGACAGCAGCATGGGTGGGGGAAGCGGTGGTTCTACATGGGCATTTGAAGTGGGAAGTCAAACGATGGTTTGCCCCATTATAGTTGAGGACCACCCACCTGGCCAAATGCTCATAGAG ATGCTTTGTGAGGAACAGGGATATTTTCTTGAGATAGCAGATATAATCCGGGGCTTCCAGTTGAACATCTTGAAAGGAGTAATGGAAACTAGAGATGATAAAATTTGGGCACGCTTCATTGTTGAG GCAAGCAGTCACGTAACGAGGATAGATATATTTTTGTCACTTGTCCAGCTTCTAAAGCAAACGACCACCTCTTCGAAGGATACAGCATATGAATCTAATAACGCCATTGATGGTGTTGGGATTTCTCTGTTGGACAGTAACCAGCAACAAAACTTGCTGCATCCCATAAGCTTGGCCGAGACACTTGGGTGCTGA